The following coding sequences are from one bacterium window:
- a CDS encoding sensor histidine kinase translates to MQLRIATKLVLLLLAASFLPLILFGTIAFRQVRTATELSVTEGNANVSRRAAEEIDHYVRNGVAVLKSGAENISNADLKPWQKERILKNQVNRFDEFNRLEIRDPDGVVVASSEVTPEEMSEREKKVFEEAKSGRTALSEVFIKDDLTPALDVAVPIRTLGDVSGVLVADLNLLQMWYLVDNIRIGKHGILHVLDPDERLIASGDGDRKKEVFQQRPFEPKGVLPEILNPTGALFANPSGVPVIAVGTRLPDPLRWSVIVEQPTSEAYALATRIGVLLGGAMAGMIVVAMALGLAGGRRNVVNPIRTLVEATRELASGNLDHRVNLRTGDEFGDLAAAFNRMAVRLKDLQTELILQERHAMFGRIASGLAHDLKHPIQAIENVSRLMDSMHGDAEIRQTFRRTVEREFSKINLFLENLHDLTHEVPLQPVPLPLEGVLRESVATFELAASKAGVAIRLDLPGEAETIRVKGDRNALNRVFSNLISNAIQAMPTGGRLDISLIAGPEWAEARFQDTGMGIPPERLPSLFDDFVTTKRRGLGLGLAIVRKIVQQHYGTIEVESRVNKGTCFTVRLPVDRR, encoded by the coding sequence ATGCAACTTCGGATCGCGACCAAACTGGTCCTTCTTCTCCTTGCGGCGTCGTTTCTGCCTTTGATCCTATTCGGCACGATCGCCTTCCGGCAGGTCCGGACCGCCACCGAGCTCTCCGTCACGGAGGGCAACGCCAACGTCAGCCGCCGGGCCGCCGAAGAGATCGACCACTACGTCCGCAACGGCGTCGCCGTCCTGAAATCCGGCGCCGAGAACATCAGCAACGCCGATCTCAAGCCCTGGCAGAAGGAGAGAATTTTAAAAAACCAGGTCAACCGTTTTGACGAATTCAACCGTCTCGAGATTCGCGACCCGGACGGCGTCGTCGTGGCCAGCTCCGAGGTCACTCCGGAGGAGATGTCGGAACGGGAGAAGAAGGTGTTCGAGGAGGCCAAGTCCGGCCGGACCGCCCTGTCGGAGGTGTTCATCAAGGACGATCTCACTCCCGCCCTGGACGTCGCCGTGCCCATCCGCACGCTCGGGGACGTGAGCGGCGTCCTGGTCGCCGACTTGAACCTCCTCCAGATGTGGTACTTGGTCGACAACATTCGCATCGGAAAACACGGCATCCTGCATGTGTTGGACCCCGATGAAAGGTTAATCGCCAGCGGGGACGGCGACCGGAAAAAAGAGGTCTTCCAACAGAGACCCTTCGAGCCCAAGGGCGTCCTTCCGGAAATTCTCAATCCGACGGGGGCCCTTTTCGCCAATCCCTCAGGAGTTCCGGTCATCGCGGTCGGCACGCGTTTGCCGGACCCTTTGCGCTGGAGCGTGATCGTCGAGCAGCCGACGTCGGAGGCCTATGCGCTCGCCACGCGCATCGGGGTCTTGCTCGGAGGGGCCATGGCCGGGATGATCGTCGTGGCGATGGCCTTGGGTCTCGCCGGAGGGCGGCGGAACGTCGTGAACCCGATCCGGACCTTGGTGGAAGCTACGCGGGAGCTCGCGTCGGGCAACCTCGACCATCGCGTGAACCTCCGGACGGGCGACGAGTTCGGGGACCTCGCCGCGGCCTTCAATCGGATGGCCGTCCGGTTGAAGGACCTCCAGACCGAACTCATTTTGCAGGAGCGCCACGCCATGTTCGGAAGGATCGCCTCGGGCCTGGCCCACGACCTGAAACATCCCATCCAGGCCATCGAAAACGTGAGCCGGCTCATGGACTCGATGCACGGCGACGCCGAGATCCGTCAAACCTTCCGCCGGACCGTCGAGCGCGAGTTTTCCAAGATCAACCTCTTCCTGGAGAACCTGCACGACCTCACCCACGAGGTCCCCTTGCAGCCCGTTCCTCTCCCCCTGGAGGGCGTCCTCCGCGAGAGCGTGGCGACCTTTGAGCTCGCCGCGTCCAAGGCGGGCGTCGCGATCCGCCTCGACCTGCCCGGCGAAGCGGAGACCATCCGCGTCAAGGGGGATCGCAACGCCCTGAACCGGGTCTTTTCCAACCTCATTTCGAACGCGATCCAGGCCATGCCCACGGGAGGCCGCCTCGATATCTCGCTGATCGCCGGGCCCGAATGGGCCGAGGCGCGCTTTCAGGATACGGGCATGGGCATCCCCCCGGAACGCCTGCCGTCCCTTTTTGACGACTTCGTTACGACCAAACGGCGGGGGCTGGGATTGGGGCTCGCCATCGTCCGCAAGATCGTGCAGCAACATTATGGAACGATCGAGGTCGAGAGTAGGGTGAATAAAGGGACCTGCTTCACCGTCCGGCTGCCCGTCGACCGGCGGTGA
- a CDS encoding TonB-dependent receptor, protein MLWREREKIRAAVFLSAVLFSLPARAETVLPPVLVTADKQERPLDAVAASATVISREEIESRQARTVPEVLRSAAGVDVISSGSLGDDTDVRLRGADRDEVLILIDGVPVNNVSEGRAAFLSAIPLENVERIEIVRGSQGVLYGSDAVGGVINIITRKGSETPTFSASFEGGNLETFRETVDGAFQAGKFRFSGGASRTDQGGRFDRDRFGETAVSANFGYRFLPEIEVAAGVNYLRSDQELFYEFQSSFDPATGSILVKIDPDNDSRFHSDKVITHLSVKGAPRPWWNAELHYGLFLDLEDLENTSAGDTADPGFFPGDQDFSGRGLRNTLDLRNFFSAYESPAFSTQVTAGFEFEDERLHFTDFGGVEFPAPGQEGARQNYAPYVQQNFRFFEEKLILTGGVRYDSNTTFGHEWSPAASVLVKIPGTKTTLRGSYGEGFHAPTVLEFFDQVLLRETNDPFFQAVRLEAELSQSYEAGVEQKVGDWAELSATFFYIDYDRLFDGLQFIRDAYSTGVEIGASVKPFRWLKAGGNYTFLRAIDEATGLRLADRPRHRGALFVQAEPTDRLTVRADVNIVGNRTVPSVISTSGGDLNVLFIDPDGQTSASGTVPGYVKVDLAASYEIFRDRLAMKSGRVYVKLENLLDDRYEEKFGFPAPGITFLAGAKASF, encoded by the coding sequence TTGCTTTGGAGAGAAAGAGAGAAGATTAGGGCCGCCGTTTTCCTCTCCGCCGTCTTGTTTTCGTTGCCCGCCCGCGCCGAAACCGTCCTCCCGCCCGTTCTCGTCACCGCCGACAAACAGGAACGCCCGCTCGACGCCGTGGCCGCCTCGGCGACCGTGATCTCCCGCGAGGAGATCGAGAGCCGGCAGGCGCGCACCGTTCCCGAGGTGTTGCGCAGCGCCGCGGGCGTGGACGTCATCTCCTCGGGTTCCCTCGGCGACGACACCGACGTGCGGCTCCGCGGGGCGGACCGCGACGAGGTGCTGATCCTGATCGACGGGGTTCCCGTCAACAACGTCTCCGAGGGGCGGGCCGCGTTCCTGTCGGCGATCCCCCTGGAGAACGTCGAAAGGATCGAGATCGTCCGCGGCTCCCAGGGCGTCCTGTACGGCTCCGACGCCGTCGGCGGCGTCATCAACATCATCACGCGCAAGGGCTCGGAAACCCCCACGTTCTCGGCGTCCTTCGAAGGGGGCAATCTTGAGACGTTCCGCGAGACCGTGGACGGGGCGTTTCAGGCCGGAAAGTTCCGGTTCAGCGGCGGCGCCTCGCGCACGGACCAGGGCGGGCGCTTCGACCGCGACCGCTTCGGGGAGACGGCCGTCTCCGCGAATTTCGGTTACCGCTTTCTGCCGGAGATCGAGGTGGCGGCGGGCGTCAACTACCTCCGGTCGGACCAGGAGCTTTTCTACGAGTTCCAGTCTTCCTTCGACCCGGCGACGGGGTCGATCCTGGTCAAGATCGACCCCGACAACGACAGCCGCTTTCATTCGGACAAGGTCATCACCCATCTCTCGGTCAAGGGCGCCCCGAGGCCCTGGTGGAACGCGGAACTTCACTACGGCCTTTTTTTGGACCTGGAGGACCTGGAAAACACCTCGGCGGGCGACACGGCGGACCCGGGATTCTTTCCGGGCGACCAGGACTTCAGCGGGCGGGGACTGAGGAACACGCTCGATCTCCGCAATTTTTTCTCGGCCTACGAATCGCCCGCCTTCTCCACGCAGGTGACGGCCGGTTTCGAGTTTGAGGACGAGCGCCTGCATTTCACCGATTTTGGCGGCGTCGAGTTTCCGGCGCCCGGCCAGGAGGGCGCGCGCCAAAACTACGCCCCGTACGTTCAGCAGAATTTCCGTTTCTTCGAGGAAAAACTGATCCTGACCGGCGGCGTCCGCTACGACTCCAACACCACCTTCGGCCACGAATGGAGCCCCGCGGCCTCGGTCCTCGTCAAGATTCCCGGGACCAAGACGACGCTCCGCGGGAGCTACGGCGAAGGATTCCACGCGCCCACGGTGCTCGAGTTCTTCGACCAGGTGCTCTTGCGCGAGACGAACGATCCCTTCTTTCAGGCGGTGCGGCTGGAGGCCGAGCTGTCCCAGAGTTACGAGGCGGGGGTGGAGCAGAAGGTCGGGGATTGGGCCGAGCTCTCCGCCACGTTCTTCTACATCGACTACGACCGGCTCTTCGATGGCCTCCAATTCATTCGGGACGCCTACAGCACGGGCGTGGAGATCGGCGCGTCCGTGAAACCGTTCCGGTGGCTCAAGGCCGGAGGCAACTACACCTTTCTCCGCGCGATCGACGAGGCGACGGGGCTCAGGCTCGCGGACCGGCCGAGGCATCGCGGCGCTCTGTTCGTTCAGGCCGAGCCCACCGACCGCCTGACGGTGCGCGCGGACGTGAACATTGTCGGCAACCGGACCGTGCCGTCGGTCATCAGCACCTCGGGGGGGGACCTGAACGTCCTCTTCATCGATCCCGATGGCCAAACCTCCGCCTCGGGGACCGTGCCCGGCTACGTCAAGGTGGACCTCGCCGCCTCCTACGAGATCTTCCGCGACCGTCTGGCGATGAAGAGCGGCCGGGTCTACGTCAAGCTCGAGAACCTCCTGGACGACCGCTACGAAGAAAAATTCGGTTTCCCCGCCCCCGGCATCACCTTCCTCGCCGGCGCCAAGGCCTCCTTCTAA
- a CDS encoding MFS transporter, which translates to MAWSLTVGFGEMFFGPLAIFLGAADVAVGLLATLPQVTGDLCQLATSFLVKIFGSRKKLVLSGIGGQAACLLGAIALVLRPWHGLAVLMVLSILYWSAWMVITPAWQSWMGDLVPASERGRYFGWRSRWIQIATFGALVVGGLLLELFRSRNAALGFAWLMALALLGRLLSLVFVGFQKDIRETSDDSDENYTFGDFVKSLRSNNFGRFVLFTALFAAAVNVSGSYFVPFVLDELKFGYARFMILLALMFGTKFLTMPMWGHLSDRYGSRRLFALSCAFFCLPPLLLLVSRHFVYLFLVQIVGGLAVGGFELCSFNFLLDNTEPKHRTRAAAYYQVLTGLGIVGGAVTGGLLLKHAPWGLMPFTAVFLISGVLRLFLWLALIPGIREIRKVPHVTYRELAGRLVRFQKSITE; encoded by the coding sequence ATCGCCTGGTCGCTCACGGTCGGATTCGGAGAAATGTTTTTCGGGCCGCTGGCGATTTTTCTGGGCGCGGCCGACGTCGCGGTCGGGCTCCTGGCCACCCTTCCCCAAGTCACCGGCGATCTCTGCCAACTTGCGACTTCTTTCCTCGTCAAGATCTTCGGATCCCGAAAGAAGCTGGTCCTGTCCGGGATCGGCGGCCAGGCGGCGTGTCTTCTGGGGGCCATCGCCCTCGTTCTCCGGCCCTGGCACGGGCTCGCGGTCCTCATGGTCCTGTCGATCCTCTACTGGTCGGCTTGGATGGTGATCACGCCGGCCTGGCAGAGTTGGATGGGCGACCTCGTGCCGGCTTCCGAACGAGGCCGCTATTTCGGATGGAGAAGCCGTTGGATCCAGATCGCCACCTTCGGCGCGCTCGTGGTGGGCGGCCTTCTTCTCGAATTGTTCCGCAGCCGCAATGCCGCCCTGGGTTTCGCCTGGCTCATGGCCTTGGCCCTGCTGGGTCGGTTGCTTTCGCTCGTCTTCGTCGGATTTCAGAAAGACATCCGGGAGACGTCGGACGATTCCGATGAAAACTACACGTTCGGCGACTTCGTCAAAAGCCTTCGCAGCAACAACTTCGGTCGCTTCGTCCTCTTCACCGCCCTTTTCGCCGCCGCCGTCAACGTCTCCGGCTCCTACTTCGTCCCTTTCGTTCTGGACGAACTCAAGTTCGGCTACGCCCGTTTCATGATCCTCCTGGCGCTGATGTTCGGAACGAAGTTCCTGACCATGCCCATGTGGGGCCATCTCTCGGACCGTTACGGCAGCCGCCGTCTTTTCGCCCTTTCCTGCGCCTTCTTCTGCCTGCCGCCTCTCTTGCTTTTGGTCTCCCGGCACTTCGTCTACCTGTTCCTCGTCCAAATCGTCGGGGGTCTCGCGGTCGGCGGCTTCGAGCTCTGCTCCTTCAATTTTCTGCTCGACAACACCGAACCGAAACACCGCACGCGAGCGGCCGCCTATTACCAGGTACTGACGGGATTGGGCATCGTCGGCGGGGCCGTGACGGGCGGCCTCCTCCTCAAACACGCGCCGTGGGGGCTGATGCCGTTCACGGCGGTTTTCCTGATCTCGGGCGTTCTGCGGCTCTTTCTCTGGCTCGCCCTGATTCCGGGCATCCGGGAGATCCGTAAGGTCCCGCACGTGACCTATCGCGAGCTGGCCGGGCGGCTGGTTCGCTTTCAGAAATCGATCACGGAGTAG
- a CDS encoding radical SAM protein, whose protein sequence is MKPSKFNILTAAKDEPGKYLLYNTLHDHRVLFDDPDLNPAILFDKIRNRFPLTAKEQAAVPDLLDMGLLLEDEADEQKIFEDWYQTKIRERTDIMQVTILPTMACNLACDYCFENEVREGGVMKPETVGKTIAYVKNRIDRVKPQTLHIHFFGGEPLLQPETLKQIGKALHEHTSKQGIPLTLGMITNGVLLTPAFVNEMIPYGFQWVKITFDGDREAHDKKRIRHNREGTFDTIYDNLCNIHEQCGGRLKIAIGGNFDHENYGSMFGLIERLKKSPFASKIMVARFKPIMAVNPEIASQRQGRVSSFCEVCSFNQTQIDAMQALEDKLFVEEMPTQNRPEMGPCEYHSRHSFTIGPDGSVYKCPAFVGLRNLAAGRVDEDDYNAQGEWQVATKKWDDDCESCHFLPNCAGGCRYSAVNKTGSLEIKNCEAKFLEQSTEAFMQREIRVLSDEKTVASTAEDAA, encoded by the coding sequence ATGAAGCCGTCAAAATTCAATATCCTGACCGCTGCCAAGGACGAGCCGGGCAAGTACCTCCTTTATAACACGCTTCACGACCACCGCGTCCTCTTCGACGACCCGGATCTGAATCCGGCGATCCTCTTCGACAAGATTCGAAACCGCTTTCCGCTTACGGCCAAGGAGCAGGCGGCGGTCCCCGATCTCCTCGACATGGGGCTCTTGCTAGAAGACGAGGCCGACGAACAGAAGATATTCGAGGATTGGTACCAGACGAAGATCCGCGAGCGTACGGACATCATGCAGGTGACCATCCTGCCGACGATGGCCTGCAACCTGGCCTGCGACTACTGCTTCGAAAACGAGGTGCGCGAAGGCGGCGTCATGAAGCCGGAGACGGTGGGGAAGACGATCGCCTACGTGAAAAACCGGATCGACCGCGTGAAACCGCAGACGCTTCACATCCACTTCTTCGGCGGCGAGCCGCTCCTGCAGCCGGAGACGCTGAAACAAATCGGAAAAGCCCTTCACGAACACACGTCGAAACAGGGCATTCCGCTGACCCTGGGGATGATCACCAACGGCGTCCTTCTCACCCCGGCGTTCGTGAATGAGATGATCCCCTACGGCTTCCAATGGGTGAAGATCACCTTCGACGGGGACCGCGAGGCCCACGACAAGAAGCGCATCCGCCACAACCGGGAGGGGACGTTCGACACGATCTACGACAACCTTTGCAACATCCACGAACAATGCGGCGGGCGGCTGAAGATCGCCATCGGCGGTAATTTCGATCATGAAAACTACGGCAGCATGTTCGGCTTGATCGAACGGCTCAAGAAAAGCCCGTTCGCCTCGAAGATCATGGTGGCGCGCTTCAAGCCCATCATGGCGGTGAATCCGGAGATCGCCTCTCAGCGCCAGGGCCGCGTGAGCTCCTTCTGCGAAGTCTGCTCGTTCAACCAGACCCAGATCGACGCGATGCAGGCCCTCGAAGACAAGCTCTTCGTGGAGGAGATGCCCACCCAGAACCGGCCCGAGATGGGGCCGTGCGAGTATCACTCGCGCCATTCCTTCACCATCGGCCCGGACGGAAGCGTCTACAAGTGCCCCGCGTTCGTGGGACTGCGTAACCTGGCGGCCGGGCGGGTGGATGAAGACGACTACAACGCCCAGGGCGAGTGGCAGGTCGCCACCAAGAAGTGGGACGACGACTGCGAGAGCTGTCATTTCCTCCCCAACTGCGCCGGAGGCTGCCGCTACAGCGCCGTGAACAAGACGGGGAGTCTTGAGATCAAGAACTGCGAGGCCAAGTTCCTGGAGCAGTCGACCGAGGCGTTCATGCAGAGGGAGATCCGGGTTTTAAGCGATGAGAAGACGGTCGCATCGACCGCGGAGGATGCGGCCTAG
- the dnaX gene encoding DNA polymerase III subunit gamma/tau, producing the protein MSSLALARKYRPQGFDAVVGQETTVQILRNALAQKRLHHAYLFTGPRGIGKTTLARIFAKALNCQKTDSPAADPCNECVSCKEITEGRSLSVQEIDGASNTSVEDVRDLREKIRYLPPGGRYKIYIIDEVHMLSTAAFNALLKTLEEPPPHALFLFATTDAQKMPATVLSRVIRFDLKPILRGAIVQQLERILAAEGVPAEGDALFLIAREAEGGLRDALSLLDQVISFSGGKVTLPGVEEVVGVSTQGFVRELIRAVLGKDSAAALGALEKAFQAGLDAKRLGLDLLEAFRHLLVAQVSQDPSLFDLPKEEIGELAVLAKSAAPAQLDRLFRMVQKGVTDLLRAPLPRVVFDVLVLRLASAEDLVPLEDILAGLKGGAPISAATPRPATDAGHPPKAGGGGSTRSADSAKGAPRSNPDWPGFIAFLKTKSVRLASLVEQGAVSSLGNGEGAEIRLRFPQKSAMNVELLKDPDRDGALAGFLKEYFGRSLRPVYESDAPAASAQNGGSLVDDAISIFEPADVRRGK; encoded by the coding sequence GTGTCCTCCCTCGCGCTCGCACGCAAGTACCGTCCGCAAGGCTTCGATGCCGTCGTCGGCCAGGAAACCACGGTCCAGATCCTCCGGAACGCGCTGGCCCAAAAGCGCCTGCACCACGCCTATCTTTTCACCGGCCCGCGCGGCATCGGCAAGACGACGCTCGCGCGGATCTTCGCCAAGGCCCTGAATTGCCAGAAGACCGACTCCCCGGCGGCCGACCCCTGCAACGAGTGCGTCTCGTGCAAGGAGATCACGGAAGGGCGCTCTCTTTCGGTACAGGAAATCGACGGCGCCTCCAACACGTCCGTGGAGGACGTGCGCGACCTGCGCGAGAAGATCCGCTACCTGCCGCCGGGAGGGCGCTACAAGATCTACATCATCGACGAAGTCCACATGCTCTCGACGGCCGCCTTCAACGCTCTCTTGAAGACCCTGGAGGAGCCGCCTCCGCACGCCCTCTTTCTCTTCGCCACCACCGACGCCCAAAAGATGCCGGCGACCGTCCTCTCGCGCGTGATCCGCTTTGACTTGAAGCCCATCCTCCGCGGCGCCATCGTCCAGCAACTTGAAAGGATCCTTGCGGCGGAGGGCGTGCCCGCGGAGGGCGACGCCCTCTTTTTGATCGCCCGCGAGGCCGAGGGAGGTCTCCGGGACGCCTTGAGTCTCTTGGACCAGGTGATCTCCTTCTCCGGGGGCAAGGTCACGCTCCCGGGCGTCGAAGAGGTCGTCGGCGTCTCCACGCAAGGGTTCGTGCGGGAGCTCATCCGCGCCGTGCTCGGGAAGGATTCCGCGGCCGCCCTCGGCGCCTTGGAAAAGGCGTTTCAGGCGGGACTCGACGCCAAGCGTCTTGGATTGGATTTGTTGGAGGCCTTCCGCCACTTGCTGGTCGCCCAGGTCAGCCAGGATCCCTCCCTCTTCGACCTGCCGAAGGAGGAGATCGGGGAGTTGGCGGTCTTGGCCAAGTCCGCCGCCCCGGCGCAGCTCGACCGTCTCTTCCGCATGGTCCAAAAAGGCGTGACCGATCTCCTGCGCGCCCCCCTCCCCCGCGTGGTCTTCGACGTCCTCGTTCTCAGGCTGGCGTCCGCCGAGGACCTGGTGCCGTTGGAGGACATTCTGGCCGGGCTGAAGGGAGGAGCCCCGATCTCCGCAGCCACTCCCAGGCCCGCGACCGACGCCGGGCACCCGCCAAAGGCGGGTGGCGGAGGAAGTACCCGTAGCGCGGACAGCGCGAAGGGTGCGCCAAGATCCAACCCCGACTGGCCGGGATTCATCGCCTTCCTGAAGACAAAGTCCGTGCGGCTCGCCTCGTTGGTGGAACAGGGAGCGGTCTCTTCCTTGGGGAACGGGGAGGGCGCGGAAATCCGTCTACGCTTTCCCCAAAAATCCGCCATGAACGTGGAGCTCCTCAAGGACCCCGACCGCGACGGGGCCCTCGCGGGATTCCTGAAGGAGTATTTCGGGCGCTCCTTGAGGCCCGTCTACGAATCGGACGCCCCGGCCGCGAGCGCCCAAAACGGCGGCTCCCTCGTCGACGACGCCATCTCCATCTTCGAGCCGGCGGATGTCCGGAGAGGCAAGTGA
- a CDS encoding ABC transporter substrate-binding protein, with amino-acid sequence MKRQSTVLSTALALFCFLSACSQGKNGNEKKHFGGKLTVGIFFAPSEINPITTDSTISANLLDLIFNTLVRINEDGAISPEIAETWDVSPDGLLWTFHLRREAVFHDGSPLTSEDVKFTLDTIQKTERSGYAYALKNVRQIEAVDPWTLRITFDKADSLLWDSLGVIGIAPKKLLQNDPDFSSFNKHPIGSGPYRFVSQDDKQIVLESNERYFGGRPYLNQIVVKVLASETASINNLIAGNIDMAFLLNPEDYGALSQIRSIRVYDNWYPLLYMVFLNHDNKLFTDPRVRQALNLAIDKQMLIERILKGKGEIAAGTADESHESHNPAVTPYPYKPQEALKLLSQAGWADHDDDFILDKGGRKFEFNAYAVKGEELTSKALRITQQQLGEIGVRMAIKELPFDEYVRVVVRERGFDANLAIMVVRSLYDSNFTYWHSSQIQAGLNFCSYRNAEVDRLLDEARFEVDPARRREAFQQFQKVIHDDPPGIFLFWRNMPVALQARFRDVPEKRMESLRDLVKVWAAPTP; translated from the coding sequence GTGAAGCGACAAAGCACAGTCCTATCCACCGCATTAGCCCTATTCTGCTTTCTCTCCGCTTGCTCTCAAGGCAAGAACGGCAATGAGAAGAAGCATTTCGGCGGCAAGCTGACCGTAGGCATTTTTTTCGCTCCGTCCGAAATCAATCCGATCACGACGGACTCCACCATATCCGCCAATCTTTTGGATTTGATCTTCAATACGCTTGTAAGGATCAATGAAGACGGTGCGATCAGCCCTGAGATCGCCGAGACATGGGATGTTTCCCCCGATGGCCTTTTATGGACCTTCCATTTGAGGAGAGAAGCGGTCTTTCATGACGGCTCGCCTCTCACTTCGGAAGATGTGAAGTTCACCCTCGATACCATTCAGAAGACGGAAAGAAGCGGATACGCCTATGCCCTGAAAAATGTCCGTCAGATTGAAGCCGTCGACCCCTGGACCCTTCGTATTACTTTTGACAAGGCTGACAGCCTCCTTTGGGACAGCCTTGGAGTCATCGGGATCGCGCCCAAGAAGCTCCTCCAAAACGATCCCGACTTCTCCTCCTTCAACAAACATCCGATCGGCAGTGGTCCCTATCGCTTCGTGAGTCAAGACGACAAGCAAATCGTGTTGGAGTCGAATGAACGGTACTTCGGTGGTCGGCCGTACCTGAACCAGATTGTGGTCAAGGTGCTGGCCAGCGAGACCGCCAGCATCAATAATTTGATCGCCGGCAACATCGACATGGCTTTCCTGCTGAACCCGGAGGATTACGGGGCTCTTTCGCAGATCCGCTCCATTCGTGTGTACGACAACTGGTACCCGCTTCTCTATATGGTGTTCCTGAACCATGATAACAAGCTTTTCACCGATCCAAGGGTTCGTCAGGCCCTGAATCTCGCCATCGACAAGCAGATGCTGATTGAGCGGATCCTGAAGGGAAAGGGTGAAATTGCAGCCGGTACAGCCGATGAAAGTCACGAGAGCCACAATCCTGCGGTGACACCTTATCCTTACAAGCCGCAAGAAGCGTTAAAACTTTTGTCTCAGGCAGGCTGGGCGGATCATGATGACGACTTCATTCTGGATAAGGGCGGCCGGAAATTCGAATTCAACGCCTACGCCGTTAAAGGCGAGGAACTTACGTCGAAGGCCCTCCGAATCACCCAACAACAATTGGGGGAAATTGGGGTGAGGATGGCCATCAAGGAGTTGCCGTTCGACGAGTACGTCCGGGTGGTCGTTCGCGAAAGGGGGTTTGACGCCAACCTCGCGATCATGGTCGTCCGCTCCCTCTACGACAGCAACTTCACCTATTGGCATTCCAGCCAGATCCAGGCGGGGCTCAACTTCTGCTCCTATCGGAATGCGGAGGTGGACCGTCTCCTCGATGAAGCGAGGTTCGAAGTGGATCCGGCGAGACGCCGGGAGGCCTTCCAGCAGTTCCAAAAGGTCATCCACGACGATCCCCCGGGCATCTTCCTGTTCTGGAGAAACATGCCCGTGGCCCTTCAGGCGCGTTTCCGCGACGTGCCGGAAAAGCGCATGGAGAGTCTGAGGGACCTGGTGAAGGTTTGGGCCGCCCCTACTCCGTGA
- the recR gene encoding recombination mediator RecR, which yields MNKNPIDRLVSALSRLPGIGEKSATRLALFILRDAKGLSGDLIDALTHVREKVRFCRLCQNLSEDELCPICEDPQRDRSRLCVVQEPVDVLMVEKSEEYRGLYHVLHGALSPLDGVGPEDIRAANLLQRLQDGAVSEVILATNPNPEGEATALYLRKAIAETDPRVKITRIASGVPVGGSVEYTDSKTLARALSNRRDF from the coding sequence GTGAATAAGAATCCGATTGACCGGCTTGTCTCGGCCTTGAGCCGGCTTCCGGGCATCGGGGAAAAATCCGCCACGAGGCTGGCCCTCTTCATTCTCAGGGACGCGAAGGGCCTTTCGGGCGATTTGATCGACGCCTTGACCCACGTCCGCGAGAAGGTCCGTTTCTGCCGGCTCTGCCAGAATCTCTCGGAAGACGAGCTTTGCCCGATCTGCGAGGACCCGCAGCGCGACCGCTCGCGCCTCTGCGTCGTGCAGGAACCCGTCGACGTCCTGATGGTGGAAAAATCGGAGGAGTACCGGGGCCTCTATCACGTCCTCCACGGGGCCCTCTCGCCTCTGGACGGCGTCGGTCCCGAGGACATCCGGGCGGCGAACCTGCTCCAGCGCCTCCAGGACGGGGCCGTTTCCGAAGTGATTTTAGCGACCAACCCCAACCCCGAGGGCGAGGCCACGGCCCTTTACCTGCGCAAGGCCATCGCGGAGACCGACCCACGCGTCAAGATCACGCGCATCGCCTCGGGAGTCCCCGTGGGCGGCTCCGTGGAATATACGGATTCCAAAACGCTCGCCCGGGCGCTGAGCAACCGCAGGGATTTCTAA